Proteins encoded in a region of the Pseudomonas syringae KCTC 12500 genome:
- the treZ gene encoding malto-oligosyltrehalose trehalohydrolase: MPLRTDDNWRHGAVLLDPEHTRFALWAPDASFVNVELQDGQSLAMLPQSDGWFVLEARCKEGTRYRFRIDHELDVPDPASRAQVDDVHSESLVVDPDAYSWQNTAWNGRPWHEAVIYELHVGAMGGYAGVEKHLPRLAKLGVTAIELMPLAQFPGDRNWGYDGVLHYAPQSSYGTPEQLKHLIDTAHGLGLMVILDVVYNHFGPDGNYLGSYAKEFFRTDLHTPWGDAIDFRRPQVRDFFVDNALMWLLEYRFDGLRMDAVHAIRDETFLPEFAERVRGRIEPGRHVWLNLENEFNQAGLLEKGFDAQWDDDGHNTLHVLLTGETDAYYSDFAKEPTQKLARLLSEGFVYQGEPTRHGHTRGEPSAHLSPSAFVLFLQNHDQIGNRALGERLPQLCAPAALKAATVLLLLSPMIPLMFMGDEWAASEPFLFFTSHHGELADAVREGRRKEFADFAAFADPEKREHIPDPNDIKTFEASRPAFSAVDLDTDIGLDHRSWLEFYTQLLALRHQEIMPRLQGARFLKTDILGDKAVSARWTLGDGSELRIDLNLSEHAVDAPPQAGAREIFSSAEKSSELSPRGILNAYTAIVSLKASDVLEEQDEQ; the protein is encoded by the coding sequence ATGCCCCTGCGTACAGACGATAACTGGCGCCACGGCGCCGTTTTGTTGGACCCTGAACACACCCGGTTTGCCCTCTGGGCACCGGATGCCTCCTTCGTAAATGTCGAACTGCAGGATGGCCAGTCACTGGCCATGCTGCCTCAGTCAGACGGCTGGTTCGTCCTGGAGGCTCGCTGCAAGGAGGGTACTCGCTACCGCTTCAGGATCGACCACGAGCTGGACGTTCCTGACCCCGCCTCCCGCGCGCAGGTCGATGACGTTCATTCTGAAAGCCTCGTCGTCGACCCTGACGCTTATTCATGGCAAAACACTGCATGGAACGGGCGTCCCTGGCACGAAGCTGTCATCTATGAACTGCACGTGGGCGCCATGGGTGGCTACGCTGGCGTGGAAAAGCACCTGCCACGACTTGCCAAACTGGGCGTTACCGCAATCGAACTGATGCCGCTTGCGCAGTTCCCCGGTGATCGCAACTGGGGCTATGACGGCGTTCTGCACTACGCTCCGCAGTCTTCTTATGGCACGCCGGAACAGCTCAAGCACCTGATCGACACCGCCCACGGTCTTGGCCTTATGGTGATTCTGGACGTGGTGTACAACCACTTCGGGCCGGATGGCAACTACCTGGGCAGCTACGCCAAAGAATTTTTCCGTACAGACCTGCACACCCCGTGGGGCGATGCGATCGATTTCAGACGCCCGCAGGTGCGCGACTTTTTCGTTGACAACGCCCTGATGTGGCTGCTCGAGTATCGCTTCGACGGACTGCGTATGGACGCTGTACACGCCATTCGCGACGAGACCTTCCTGCCCGAGTTCGCAGAGCGGGTTCGTGGCCGCATTGAACCAGGCCGCCACGTGTGGCTGAACCTTGAGAACGAGTTCAACCAGGCCGGTCTTCTGGAAAAGGGCTTCGATGCTCAATGGGACGACGACGGGCACAACACCCTCCACGTGCTGTTGACCGGTGAAACCGACGCTTATTATTCAGACTTCGCCAAAGAGCCCACGCAAAAGCTTGCGCGTCTGCTCAGCGAAGGGTTTGTCTACCAAGGCGAACCGACGCGTCACGGGCATACGCGAGGCGAGCCCAGTGCACACCTGTCGCCGTCGGCTTTTGTGTTGTTTCTGCAGAACCACGATCAGATCGGCAACCGCGCACTCGGTGAACGCCTGCCGCAGCTCTGCGCGCCTGCGGCATTGAAAGCCGCCACTGTGCTGCTGCTGCTTTCACCGATGATCCCGTTGATGTTCATGGGCGATGAATGGGCGGCCAGCGAACCGTTTCTGTTCTTCACCAGCCACCACGGCGAGCTGGCCGATGCGGTACGTGAAGGACGTCGCAAGGAGTTCGCTGATTTCGCCGCGTTCGCCGATCCGGAAAAGCGCGAGCACATTCCTGATCCAAACGACATCAAGACATTCGAAGCGTCACGCCCGGCGTTTTCAGCGGTCGATCTCGATACCGACATAGGCCTGGATCATCGCAGCTGGCTGGAGTTCTATACGCAGTTGTTGGCATTGCGCCACCAGGAAATCATGCCGCGCCTGCAGGGCGCACGCTTCCTGAAGACCGATATTCTCGGTGACAAGGCGGTCAGTGCGCGCTGGACACTGGGTGATGGCAGCGAGCTGCGTATTGACCTCAATCTCAGCGAGCATGCGGTTGACGCACCGCCACAAGCGGGTGCCCGCGAGATATTCTCCAGCGCAGAGAAATCGTCCGAACTTTCCCCACGCGGCATCCTCAATGCTTACACGGCCATTGTCAGCCTGAAAGCAAGTGATGTTCTGGAGGAACAGGATGAACAATGA
- the malQ gene encoding 4-alpha-glucanotransferase yields MNNEQLERLATEAGLSVHWVDANARPQTVSPDVLRKVLEALGYPAESGEAIDASLLRLQKASHGTSAPPLLTVDVESNLDLSQWFAPQTPFTLHLEDGSSLDARLTSNAELPALAPPGYQQLEIAGQHLTIAVAPKTCFSMAMATETSKPHGWGLTAQLYSLRREGDGGFGDTEALEKVLRSAGERGADALGISPIHAMFANDPHRYSPYSPSSRLFLNSLYASPGAILGESAWRQAIEDARVGDEMKRLETQTLIDWPAAANAKWKALHALYEGFSSGDHPLHEDFNSFRHSGGEALENHCRFEALCAESETLNIGSNWHEWPEQFKDPRGDAVAEFAKSHSEQISFHAFAQWLIARGLERAQVAARSSGMRVGLIADLAVGADGAGSQAWSRQDELLSALTVGAPPDILNRAGQSWGISAFSPDGLKRNGFRAFIEMLRANFAHAGGLRIDHVMGLQRLWVIPQGAPPSEGAYLNFPLDDMLRLLSLESWRHKAIVLGEDLGTVPEGLSEKLSARAILGMRVLLFEQNNGQFKPILDWSDQALATTSTHDLPTLAGWLSELDIEWNARLGHIDDQHESQWREERTREYESLRRALSQNIDSMPSDTEDPAQIIDASISYLGHTRAPLVLLPIEDALGVEEQANLPGTIDSHPNWRRRLPGDAASLLDNPNAARRLELLSRSRLQATERDQ; encoded by the coding sequence ATGAACAATGAGCAATTGGAGAGGCTTGCGACCGAGGCAGGATTGTCGGTGCATTGGGTCGATGCCAACGCTCGGCCGCAGACCGTCAGCCCGGATGTACTGCGCAAGGTTCTGGAAGCGCTGGGCTATCCTGCTGAAAGCGGCGAGGCTATCGATGCCAGCCTGCTGCGCTTGCAAAAAGCCAGTCACGGCACCAGCGCCCCGCCACTGCTGACGGTCGATGTGGAAAGCAATCTGGACCTGTCCCAGTGGTTCGCGCCACAAACGCCGTTCACGCTACACCTCGAGGACGGCTCTTCACTGGATGCCAGGCTGACCTCGAACGCAGAGCTTCCGGCGCTGGCTCCGCCGGGCTACCAGCAGCTGGAAATCGCAGGACAGCATCTGACCATCGCGGTCGCGCCGAAAACCTGCTTCAGCATGGCAATGGCCACCGAGACCTCGAAGCCGCACGGCTGGGGCCTGACCGCCCAGCTTTACAGCTTGCGGCGTGAAGGTGATGGCGGTTTTGGTGACACCGAGGCGCTGGAGAAAGTCTTGCGCTCTGCTGGCGAGCGAGGGGCCGATGCGCTGGGCATCAGCCCGATCCACGCCATGTTCGCCAACGACCCTCACCGTTACAGTCCTTATTCACCTTCCAGCAGGCTGTTCCTCAACAGCCTGTACGCGTCACCGGGTGCGATTCTTGGTGAAAGTGCGTGGCGTCAGGCCATCGAAGACGCGCGTGTCGGCGACGAGATGAAGCGCCTTGAAACACAAACGCTGATCGACTGGCCAGCCGCGGCCAATGCCAAATGGAAAGCGCTGCACGCGCTTTATGAAGGCTTCAGTTCAGGTGATCATCCGCTGCACGAAGACTTCAACAGCTTCCGCCACAGCGGTGGCGAAGCGCTGGAAAATCACTGCCGCTTCGAAGCACTGTGTGCCGAGTCAGAAACGCTGAACATCGGCAGCAATTGGCATGAATGGCCTGAGCAGTTCAAGGACCCTCGCGGCGACGCCGTCGCAGAATTTGCCAAAAGCCATAGCGAGCAAATCAGCTTTCATGCGTTCGCCCAATGGCTGATAGCCCGTGGTCTGGAGCGTGCACAGGTTGCAGCACGCAGCAGCGGCATGCGCGTCGGCCTGATCGCCGACCTGGCAGTGGGCGCCGATGGCGCAGGAAGCCAGGCCTGGAGCCGCCAGGACGAGCTGCTGTCGGCTCTGACCGTCGGCGCTCCCCCAGACATTCTCAACCGTGCCGGCCAGAGCTGGGGGATTTCCGCGTTTTCGCCGGACGGCCTCAAACGTAATGGCTTTCGCGCGTTCATCGAGATGCTGCGGGCCAACTTCGCCCATGCTGGCGGGTTGCGTATCGACCATGTCATGGGCTTGCAGCGCCTATGGGTCATCCCGCAAGGGGCGCCTCCCAGCGAAGGCGCGTATCTGAACTTCCCGCTGGACGACATGCTTCGCTTGCTGAGTCTGGAATCCTGGCGGCACAAGGCGATCGTGCTGGGTGAAGACCTCGGTACGGTGCCTGAAGGCCTGAGCGAAAAACTCAGTGCCAGGGCAATTCTTGGCATGCGTGTACTGCTGTTCGAACAGAACAATGGTCAGTTCAAGCCGATTCTCGACTGGTCGGATCAAGCATTGGCGACCACCAGTACCCACGACCTGCCGACCCTGGCAGGCTGGCTCAGCGAGCTGGATATCGAGTGGAACGCGCGCCTCGGTCATATTGACGATCAGCACGAATCGCAGTGGCGCGAAGAGCGCACGCGGGAATATGAAAGCCTGCGGCGTGCCTTGAGTCAGAACATCGACAGTATGCCCTCCGATACTGAAGATCCGGCCCAGATCATCGACGCGAGCATCAGCTACCTGGGTCATACACGTGCGCCATTGGTATTGCTGCCGATAGAAGACGCGCTGGGTGTCGAAGAACAGGCCAACCTGCCCGGCACCATTGACAGCCACCCCAACTGGCGCAGGCGTCTTCCCGGCGATGCGGCCTCTCTGCTAGATAACCCGAATGCTGCTCGACGACTGGAATTGCTTTCCCGATCCCGGCTGCAGGCTACGGAGCGTGATCAATGA
- a CDS encoding malto-oligosyltrehalose synthase — MTRPLQPLRATQRLQFHKDFTLDDAVPLVPYFASLGISHIYASPLLKARAGSMHGYDVVDPTVINPELGGEPALLRLVETLREHGMGLILDIVSNHMAVGGADNPWWLDLLEWGRRSPYAEFFDIQWNSPDPLLEGQLLLPFLSSDYGTVLQAGEIPLRFDAEHGAFYIEHYQHHFPICPLTYDSLLQAVDHPQLKEMAQRFTALAQFPQAYERARQAKAELAELAKDPQVLKGVEQILAHFDSSKPQGFQRLHQLLERQHYRLASWRTAGDDINWRRFFDINELGGLRVERPQVFEATHGKIFQLIADGLVDGLRIDHIDGLADPRGYGRKLHRRVKSLLKLRPEHAQIDHLPIFVEKILGPDEPLREDWSVDGTTGYEFMNQVSLLQHDPKGEEPLGELWSRLTERTADFDQEVLVARDLVLHGTLAGDFENVAQSLLQVARSDLMSRDLTLGAIRRALLALIVNFPIYRTYISVCGRSAQDDKYFQQAMEGARATLNEGDWPVLDYLARWLGGEPWRKLPRGPLRKAYKNACVRFQQLTSPVAAKSVEDTSFYRSAVLLSRNDVGFHPQHFSAPVEDFHQVCLQRLEKFPDNLLTTATHDHKRGEDTRTRLAVLSECAPWYAEQVERWRQLAMPLKGDEPTISAGDELMLYQALLGSWPLSLEGEEAHQEYAKRMVQWQEKALREAKLQSSWSAPNQPYETACREFLERLLLAPEALALRQSLSATANRIATAGALNSLAQTLLRLSVPGVPDLYQGTEFWDFSLVDPDNRRPVDYAARKQALAEDASVTELLTDWKDGRIKQALIAKVLNLRAEHPGLFSEGSYQPLEIKGSHAEQVMAFARETQGVRAIIVVPRTCSELLGTAQTPLINAANWGDTRIMLPFADSGSDWKGLFSDVVVTSDREVPLSAALERFSVNLLIQTM; from the coding sequence ATGACCCGTCCATTACAGCCTTTGCGCGCCACCCAGCGCCTGCAATTCCATAAGGATTTCACCCTCGACGACGCCGTGCCACTGGTGCCCTACTTCGCCAGCCTGGGTATCAGCCACATCTACGCATCGCCGCTGCTCAAAGCCCGTGCCGGCTCGATGCACGGCTATGACGTGGTCGACCCGACGGTCATCAATCCGGAACTGGGCGGCGAACCTGCCCTGCTGCGCCTGGTCGAGACCTTGCGCGAGCACGGTATGGGCCTGATTCTCGATATCGTGTCCAACCACATGGCGGTCGGCGGCGCCGACAACCCGTGGTGGCTGGACCTGCTGGAATGGGGCCGTCGCAGCCCGTATGCAGAGTTCTTCGACATTCAGTGGAATTCGCCGGACCCACTGCTGGAAGGCCAACTGTTGCTACCGTTCCTGAGCAGCGATTACGGCACGGTATTGCAGGCCGGCGAAATCCCGCTGCGCTTCGACGCAGAGCATGGTGCGTTCTACATCGAGCACTATCAGCATCACTTTCCGATCTGCCCACTGACTTACGACTCGCTGTTGCAGGCCGTGGATCACCCCCAACTAAAGGAAATGGCCCAGCGTTTCACCGCCCTGGCGCAGTTCCCGCAGGCCTATGAGCGTGCACGCCAGGCCAAGGCCGAGTTAGCCGAGCTGGCCAAGGACCCGCAGGTGCTCAAGGGTGTCGAGCAGATCCTCGCGCATTTCGATTCGAGCAAGCCTCAAGGCTTTCAGCGCCTGCACCAGTTGCTGGAGCGTCAGCACTATCGTCTGGCCAGTTGGCGCACAGCTGGCGATGACATCAACTGGCGGCGTTTCTTCGACATCAACGAGCTGGGCGGCCTGCGTGTCGAGCGGCCACAGGTGTTCGAAGCCACCCACGGCAAGATATTCCAGCTGATTGCCGATGGCCTGGTCGACGGGCTGCGTATCGACCACATCGATGGCTTGGCTGATCCGCGCGGCTACGGTCGCAAGCTGCATCGTCGGGTCAAAAGTCTGCTCAAACTGCGCCCCGAGCACGCGCAGATTGATCATCTGCCGATCTTCGTCGAGAAAATCCTCGGCCCCGACGAGCCGCTGCGTGAAGACTGGAGCGTTGACGGCACGACCGGTTACGAGTTCATGAATCAGGTGTCACTGCTGCAACACGACCCCAAGGGCGAAGAGCCTCTGGGTGAGCTGTGGAGCCGCCTGACAGAACGTACCGCTGACTTCGACCAGGAAGTACTGGTGGCCCGTGATTTGGTCCTGCATGGCACGCTGGCGGGCGATTTCGAGAACGTTGCTCAATCGTTGCTGCAGGTTGCACGCAGCGACCTGATGAGCCGTGACCTGACCCTGGGTGCGATTCGCCGTGCCCTGCTCGCGCTGATCGTCAATTTTCCGATTTATCGCACGTACATCTCGGTGTGCGGCCGCTCTGCGCAAGACGACAAGTATTTCCAGCAGGCCATGGAAGGCGCGCGTGCCACTCTGAACGAAGGCGACTGGCCGGTGCTGGATTACCTGGCACGCTGGCTGGGTGGCGAACCGTGGCGAAAACTGCCACGCGGCCCGCTGCGCAAGGCCTACAAGAATGCCTGTGTACGCTTCCAGCAGCTGACCTCCCCGGTTGCCGCGAAGTCGGTCGAAGACACCTCGTTCTACCGCTCTGCCGTGCTGCTCTCGCGCAACGATGTGGGTTTCCATCCGCAGCACTTCAGTGCGCCGGTAGAAGACTTCCATCAGGTTTGCCTGCAACGTCTGGAGAAGTTTCCAGACAATTTGCTGACCACTGCAACGCACGATCACAAGCGTGGCGAAGATACGCGTACACGCCTTGCGGTGCTGAGTGAATGCGCCCCGTGGTACGCCGAACAGGTAGAGCGCTGGAGACAGCTGGCGATGCCGCTCAAGGGTGACGAGCCGACGATCAGTGCCGGCGACGAGCTGATGCTTTATCAGGCCTTGCTGGGCAGCTGGCCGCTAAGCCTGGAGGGCGAAGAAGCTCACCAGGAATACGCGAAGCGCATGGTCCAGTGGCAGGAGAAAGCCCTGCGCGAAGCCAAGCTGCAAAGCAGCTGGAGTGCACCGAATCAGCCCTACGAAACCGCTTGCCGCGAATTTCTGGAGCGTTTGCTGCTGGCACCGGAAGCCCTGGCGTTGCGTCAATCCCTCAGTGCGACAGCCAACCGTATTGCCACCGCCGGCGCGCTCAACAGTCTGGCGCAAACCTTGCTACGCTTGAGCGTACCCGGTGTTCCCGATTTGTATCAGGGCACCGAGTTCTGGGATTTCAGCCTGGTGGACCCGGACAACCGCCGCCCGGTTGACTACGCTGCACGGAAACAGGCTCTGGCCGAAGACGCAAGCGTTACCGAGCTGCTGACTGACTGGAAGGACGGGCGCATCAAGCAGGCGCTGATCGCGAAGGTCTTGAACCTGCGTGCCGAACATCCGGGACTGTTCAGCGAGGGCAGCTATCAACCGCTGGAAATAAAGGGCAGCCACGCCGAGCAGGTGATGGCCTTTGCCCGGGAGACGCAAGGAGTGCGCGCTATCATTGTAGTACCACGCACATGCAGTGAACTATTGGGTACTGCGCAAACTCCATTGATTAATGCTGCCAATTGGGGCGACACACGGATCATGTTGCCGTTTGCCGACTCCGGTTCTGACTGGAAGGGACTCTTTTCTGACGTTGTCGTGACGAGTGATCGGGAAGTACCGCTCAGTGCAGCGCTTGAAAGATTTTCCGTCAATCTGCTTATTCAAACTATGTAA
- a CDS encoding DUF2934 domain-containing protein, which translates to MSADEKRIRDFAYQIWESEGKPSGHDERHWEMARKLAEAEALAPNKSSVRKSTKPKLPEVDSAKAPAKGAAKPAAKSAPAPKPAGEAKPKPAPKAAAKPAPKAKPPAAAASDAPAKPAPKKPRKPSNS; encoded by the coding sequence ATGAGTGCCGACGAAAAAAGAATTCGCGACTTTGCTTACCAAATCTGGGAATCGGAGGGTAAACCTTCCGGTCACGACGAGCGTCACTGGGAAATGGCGCGCAAGCTGGCCGAGGCCGAAGCGCTGGCGCCGAACAAGTCCAGTGTGCGCAAATCGACCAAGCCCAAGCTGCCTGAGGTAGACAGCGCCAAGGCGCCTGCCAAGGGCGCGGCCAAGCCCGCCGCAAAATCGGCGCCTGCGCCAAAGCCTGCTGGCGAAGCCAAGCCCAAGCCTGCTCCCAAGGCGGCTGCCAAACCTGCTCCCAAGGCCAAGCCCCCTGCAGCCGCTGCAAGCGACGCGCCTGCCAAACCTGCTCCGAAGAAGCCGCGCAAGCCGTCGAATTCTTGA
- the glgX gene encoding glycogen debranching protein GlgX has protein sequence MNTKSTTPAEDNSAPLDNPGSTPSRIREGLPFPLGASWDGLGVNFALFSANATKVELCLFDSTGEIELERIELPEYTDEIYHGYLPDAHPGQIYGYRVYGPYDPKNGHRFNHNKLLIDPYAKQLVGELKWSEALFGYTIGHPDGDLSFDERDSAPFVPKSKVIDEAYTWGRDQRVGTPWDKTIFYETHVRGITMRHPEVAEELRGTFAGLGSAPVVEHIRKLGVTSVELLPIHAFVNDQHLLQKGMTNYWGYNSIAFFAPDPRYLASGKIAEFKEMVAHLHHAGLEVILDVVYNHTAEGNELGPTLSMRGIDNASYYRLMPDDKRYYINDSGTGNTLDLSHPCVLQMVTDSLRYWASEMHVDGFRFDLATILGRYHDGFDERHSFLVACRQDPVLRQVKLVAEPWDCGPGGYQVGGFPPGWMEWNDKFRDTVRAFWKGDEAQLADFAARMTASGNMFNQRGRRPQASVNFITAHDGFTLHDLVSYNDKHNEANDENNQDGSNNNLSWNHGVEGPTEDPEINSLRLRQMRNLFATLLLAQGTPMIVAGDEFARTQHGNNNAYCQDSEIGWINWDLDEDGEALLKFVTRVIKLRQTYPILRRSRFLVGDYNEEIGVKDVTWLAPDGNEMSVEQWHDANGRCLGMLMDGRAQETGIRRAGADATLLLVVNAHHDGVNFTLPEVPEGTHYECLIDTNQDDARSKEHFAFGSQYTVTPRSLLLFELKREDQQ, from the coding sequence ATGAATACGAAGTCCACTACACCGGCAGAAGATAATTCAGCCCCGCTAGACAACCCTGGCAGTACCCCGTCTCGCATTCGTGAAGGACTTCCCTTTCCTCTCGGTGCAAGCTGGGATGGCCTGGGCGTCAACTTCGCCCTGTTCTCGGCAAACGCCACCAAGGTAGAGCTTTGCCTGTTCGACTCCACTGGCGAAATCGAACTGGAACGCATCGAGCTTCCGGAATACACCGACGAGATTTACCATGGCTACCTGCCGGACGCTCACCCGGGCCAGATCTACGGCTATCGCGTGTACGGTCCGTACGATCCAAAGAATGGTCATCGTTTCAACCATAACAAGCTGCTGATCGACCCGTACGCCAAGCAATTGGTCGGCGAACTGAAATGGTCGGAAGCGCTGTTCGGTTACACCATTGGCCATCCTGACGGCGACCTGAGCTTCGACGAACGCGACAGCGCCCCTTTCGTACCGAAAAGCAAGGTGATCGACGAGGCCTACACCTGGGGCCGTGATCAGCGCGTCGGTACGCCTTGGGACAAGACGATTTTCTACGAAACCCACGTACGCGGCATCACCATGCGTCACCCTGAGGTGGCCGAAGAGCTGCGCGGCACGTTCGCCGGTCTCGGATCAGCGCCGGTCGTCGAGCACATTCGCAAGCTGGGTGTGACCTCCGTCGAGCTGCTGCCGATTCATGCCTTCGTCAATGACCAGCATTTGCTGCAGAAGGGCATGACCAACTATTGGGGCTACAACAGCATCGCGTTCTTCGCCCCGGACCCGCGTTACCTGGCGAGCGGCAAGATTGCCGAATTCAAGGAAATGGTTGCGCACCTGCACCACGCCGGTCTCGAGGTCATCCTCGATGTGGTCTACAACCACACCGCCGAAGGTAACGAGCTGGGCCCTACCCTGTCGATGCGCGGTATCGACAACGCTTCGTACTACCGCCTGATGCCGGACGACAAGCGCTACTACATCAACGACTCGGGCACCGGCAACACCCTCGACCTGAGCCACCCTTGCGTATTGCAAATGGTCACCGACTCCCTGCGCTACTGGGCTTCGGAAATGCACGTCGACGGCTTCCGCTTCGACCTGGCGACCATTCTGGGCCGCTACCACGACGGTTTCGACGAGCGCCACAGCTTCCTGGTCGCCTGTCGTCAGGACCCGGTGCTGCGTCAGGTCAAACTGGTCGCCGAGCCATGGGACTGCGGTCCGGGCGGCTACCAGGTGGGCGGTTTCCCACCAGGCTGGATGGAATGGAACGACAAGTTCCGCGACACGGTTCGTGCCTTCTGGAAAGGCGACGAAGCTCAACTGGCTGACTTCGCTGCGCGCATGACCGCGTCCGGCAACATGTTCAACCAGCGCGGCCGTCGTCCGCAGGCGTCCGTGAACTTCATCACCGCGCACGATGGTTTTACGCTGCATGACCTGGTGTCGTACAACGACAAGCACAACGAAGCCAACGACGAAAACAACCAGGACGGCAGCAACAATAATCTGTCCTGGAACCACGGCGTTGAAGGTCCGACCGAAGATCCGGAAATCAACAGCCTGCGTCTGCGTCAGATGCGCAACTTGTTCGCCACCCTGCTGCTGGCACAAGGTACGCCGATGATTGTGGCGGGCGATGAATTCGCGCGTACTCAGCACGGCAACAACAATGCCTACTGCCAGGACAGCGAGATTGGCTGGATCAACTGGGATCTGGACGAAGATGGCGAAGCGCTGCTCAAGTTCGTCACCCGCGTGATCAAGCTGCGTCAAACCTACCCGATCCTGCGTCGCAGCCGCTTCCTGGTAGGCGACTATAACGAAGAGATCGGCGTCAAGGACGTCACCTGGCTTGCTCCGGATGGCAACGAGATGAGCGTCGAGCAGTGGCACGATGCCAATGGCCGTTGCCTGGGCATGCTGATGGACGGTCGCGCACAGGAAACCGGTATCCGCCGCGCGGGTGCCGACGCCACGCTGCTGCTGGTGGTCAACGCGCATCATGACGGCGTCAACTTCACCCTGCCGGAAGTGCCTGAAGGTACCCATTACGAGTGCCTGATCGACACCAACCAGGATGATGCACGCAGCAAGGAGCACTTCGCGTTCGGTTCGCAATACACCGTAACGCCGCGTTCGCTGCTGCTGTTCGAACTGAAGCGTGAAGACCAGCAATGA
- a CDS encoding acyl-CoA dehydrogenase family protein has translation MIDALSEFLDWRKHGYADTRALGECLQALVNEGLDQLPLPARGQTLERWRALACVAGHDLGLCKLYEGHTDALAIMAELSAPPPEQFSTWGMWAAEPPQARVNISGAGGAVRLHGRKAWCSGASALSHALITAWDAEHRQQLVAVRLDQPGVHMTSDGWRAVGMGATGSIDVVFDNAIGQAIGKPGGYLDRPGFWQGGIGIAACWYGASRAIAQRLVTHVGKREDPHALAHLGAVDVALHAAIDVLRAAAAHLDQAPADNAEMLARRCRAYVEQAADLVIQHVGRAVGAGPYCKDPHFARLITDLPVFLRQSHAEQDLAALGQLSGKALPAARTWSL, from the coding sequence ATGATCGATGCCTTGAGTGAGTTTCTCGACTGGCGCAAGCACGGTTATGCCGATACGCGTGCGCTGGGCGAGTGCTTGCAGGCATTGGTCAATGAAGGTCTGGATCAGCTTCCCCTGCCTGCCCGCGGTCAGACACTTGAGCGCTGGCGGGCGCTGGCCTGCGTCGCAGGCCACGACCTGGGGTTGTGCAAGTTGTACGAGGGGCACACAGACGCCTTGGCGATCATGGCGGAACTGAGTGCCCCGCCCCCCGAACAATTCAGCACCTGGGGCATGTGGGCGGCAGAGCCGCCGCAGGCACGGGTGAATATCAGCGGCGCAGGCGGTGCAGTTCGCCTGCACGGCCGCAAGGCATGGTGCTCGGGCGCTTCGGCGTTGAGCCATGCGTTGATCACGGCATGGGACGCCGAACATCGGCAGCAGCTGGTTGCAGTACGCCTTGACCAACCCGGCGTACACATGACCAGCGACGGTTGGCGCGCAGTGGGCATGGGTGCTACCGGCAGTATCGACGTGGTCTTCGACAACGCCATCGGTCAGGCGATCGGGAAGCCGGGCGGCTATCTCGACAGACCCGGCTTCTGGCAGGGCGGCATCGGCATTGCGGCCTGCTGGTACGGCGCATCACGCGCCATCGCGCAGCGCCTGGTGACCCATGTCGGCAAGCGTGAGGACCCGCACGCCCTTGCGCACCTTGGCGCTGTGGACGTCGCACTGCATGCCGCAATCGATGTGTTGCGCGCCGCTGCCGCGCACCTCGATCAGGCGCCAGCCGACAATGCCGAGATGCTTGCCAGACGTTGCCGTGCTTATGTCGAACAAGCCGCCGACCTGGTGATTCAGCATGTGGGCAGGGCCGTCGGGGCCGGCCCTTATTGCAAGGACCCGCACTTCGCCCGGCTGATCACCGACCTGCCGGTTTTCCTGCGTCAGAGCCACGCCGAGCAGGATTTGGCGGCGTTGGGGCAGTTGTCCGGCAAGGCGTTGCCCGCTGCACGCACGTGGTCACTATGA